The DNA region AATAGATATATTTGCTTTTGTGATACATATGAGCCTAACAATTAGTGTCTATGCAAAAAGGTTGTTGTGTGTGTTATTGCTGCTGTGCATCACTAGTGCCTCGGTGGTGCGCGCCTACGAGGGGGTAGTTGGCCCAGGGGATAGATCTGGAAGGCCGAGAGGGGATGAGCTTCGCGGTCCTCGAGGGGACGATAGGCTGTTCGGATTTGCTGGCAACGATAATCTATATGGAGGTCCGGGGAACGACAGGGTATACGGTGGTTCAGGGAACGACAGAATATACGGTAGTTTGGGGAATGACTATCTAGTTGGCGGTCCTGGAAATAATATGCTGAATGGAGGCCCAGGGAGGGACGTGCTGAGGGGTGGGTTCGATTTAGACGTTATCTATGGCAGCTATGGCAACGACCTGGCTTACGGGGGTAAGGGTATAGACTATATCTATGGAGGCCCGGGAGCAGATACCTTGGTGGGTGGTAAAGGCTACGATGTGATCGTAGGCGGGCCTGGTGCAGATGTGATCACAGCGGGTGAGGGCTTCGATATTATCCTGCCTGCGGCTGGCGCGGACAAGGTCTATGGGCAGGAAGGCAATGATAAAATAATGCTCCACAAGGATGCCTCTAAGGACTACGTGTACTGTGGTCCGGGCTACGATACGGTGTACACTTGGGACAGTAAGGACTTCATCGCAGACGATTGCGAGGATATGCAGGTGCTTTACCTGACGGGGGAAAATTAGTATGAGCCCGGCCTCCTGCAAGATATTCAAGCATTTACCCAGCTGATATTATTGACTCATACCGATGATGCTCATATAATGTTTGTAGGTATGTGGTATGCCACATGCCTGTAATAGGAGGTGAAAGGTAATCGTGAGTCATTCGGACAGCGATGCGAGGT from Thermobaculum terrenum ATCC BAA-798 includes:
- a CDS encoding calcium-binding protein, whose protein sequence is MLLLLCITSASVVRAYEGVVGPGDRSGRPRGDELRGPRGDDRLFGFAGNDNLYGGPGNDRVYGGSGNDRIYGSLGNDYLVGGPGNNMLNGGPGRDVLRGGFDLDVIYGSYGNDLAYGGKGIDYIYGGPGADTLVGGKGYDVIVGGPGADVITAGEGFDIILPAAGADKVYGQEGNDKIMLHKDASKDYVYCGPGYDTVYTWDSKDFIADDCEDMQVLYLTGEN